The Malassezia restricta chromosome VI, complete sequence genome segment GGGCAGCGCATTGTATTTGCCTAGCTATGTAGGAAACGACTCGACGAtccgacgcagcgcgcgaCTCAGTGCCGCATCCGCTGGCGCGTACGCCTGCCATGACGCCTGCATCTCGGTGAAGAacggcgcgctcgatgggCCGAacgcggccgccgcgcccgtatcggccagcgcgccgcgccaggcggccACGTCACGTACGTGCTCGCTGTCCGCCTCGATAGCGAGGCGCTCCACgtccgtgcgcacgcgctcgaggcgcgcgtgtgcgcgcgctagggcatcgacgaccgCGGCTGtgtggtgctgcgccacgccatAGGTATCTTGCGTCAGCGAAGCGAGCATCCAAGCCTCGATCGCTGCCGCGGCCCAAAAAGCACGTGGCACACTCGAGGCCAGGCGGGCGTCCAGCGCCAAGCtgggcgccggcgcccaCAAGGCGCAGTACAGCGTGCGTGGGAAGAGGACGTGTCGGGCCTCGGGAGGGAGGAGCGACCACGCGTGACGGAGCATGGTGCGGAGGAGAGCCGCGGGCGTAGGACGCGGTGCGGGACGCTTGTCGTTcggaggcgctgccgtcgGAGCGGGCGTCGGAGCGGGCGTCGGAgcgggcggcggtgcaggcggcggcgccacagcgtcgagcgcacgaaGGCACGCGTGGATCATGCTGGCCAGCGCAGGGGGTCGGCCGTGCTGTACGTCATCAAACACGGCGCGTCGGAACGCTGCATCGtggcgtgcgcggcgcgcgagctccATGAGCGCGTGTGTCGAGAAGAACAGGTGCGGATCGTGCAGGCCGCCGAGGAGCGCGGTCAGTGGGTCCTTGTACGACGCGGTGATCGAGTCGAGCGGATGCGTCCAGTACACGTCAAAGAGGGTGTGTGCCACTTCCAAGAGGGCCACAGGCAGGACGACCGCCGGCCACGTCGAGAGGAGCAGGTGCCATGACCGGAATGGCCAGCGGAACGACGGCACGATCCACCGCCGCAGTggcgtgtcgatgccgGTCATGTGCAGGACCATCGTCCATAGCGTGTCTCGCGACAGACAGTACACGGCGATGCACAGCGGCCAAAGAGCCGCCGCGAGGAACACCGCCGGGGGCACATGCGTAGCGAGAGCCGCGATCGCGTGTTCGTACagccgcgcgtcggcgaAGCGCACTTGGTacggcggcacgccgcgccgagcgccgcgcatccATAGGGCGGACGCTACGGCGTAGGCGCCGCTCATCATCGTGCCTccgacgagcgccacgacaAAGGTCTCATTCACGTAgtgcgcgccgtgcgcgggCACCCATTGCATCACcgcgagcgacggcgtcgaCAGCGCGGCGTACACAacgacggcgacggcgcccaCGCCGGCGTGCCAACGGACGGGTGTGCCAGGCAGGACGTGGTATGCATaggccgcgcgcgcgacggGCGCGCCCTCCGGGCGCCATGTGCTATGCAAGAGACTCGTTCGGCGCCACAGCAGTACAGGCAGCAtgacgcacgccacgagAGCGAGCGACGCTGcgagcgcgctgcacggACGCTGCCACGTCAGGATcggcgtgctgagcgcgagGCCCAGGAACGCCGCGATCATGCACAGGAacaagatgcgctgctgccgcggacgcatcgcgcgcttcacgagcgcacgaaaCGTGTCGGCAGGCGCGACCACCGCGGGCGGgggcggcgctgcattCACGAGCGACATGAGGGCGGTATGGTGGCACAGGGCTGCGGTGtgtgccacgtggcacaaccggcgtcgtgctcgtTGCCGCCGCGGTGCGAGCGCTTTTTTTCTTCCGACGTTTTTTTGTGGTATGTTTCGAGTAGCGCGGCCCGCAGTCCACgctgcgatgcgcgcgacgtcGGTGCGTGCACTGCACCAGCTTCCGCCGATGCCCGAGGCCCTGGCTGAGGGATGCGAGCCGTTTCTGTcgaagcgcacgacgcactTGCTGTGGACGCAGTGGCAGGCGGgtctgctgcagcgtctcAACGAAGAGGTCCGGggcacgcctcgcgcgACCGAGTCGGTGGTCGAGACGGTCATGAATGCGGCTCATGACCGCGACAGCATACTTGCGTTCAACTatgcatcgctcgcgctgaACACGAGCTTCTTTCTTTCGTGCCTcgtgccgcacgccgctcaaAAGCAGCCGGCGTACCCGCAGCCCTCGACGCAtatcggcgccgtgcccACGCTGTTTGgcaagacgctcgcgacggCCATCTCGGACCAATTTGGATCGCTGCCGCAGCTCAAGCtggccatgtcgtcggcggccaTGGGCATGGTCTCGAGTGGCTGGGTGTGGCTCGTCAAAGACGAGCACGGCCGTCTGGGCATCGTGCCGACGTacggcgccggcaccgtgctcgtgcagcagcgccgccagtGCGGCCCTAAGGACCTCGTGACAGCCGTGCAGGacggcgaggcgcaggccgaggcgccggccgccCCCGACGCACCCACGCGGCCTCCCCGCTTCGACGCCctgtcgcgcgcctcgggAGCCGACGCGATCGGGCAGCATCTATACCCACTGCTGTGTGTGAGCATGTACGAACACGCATGGCTCGGCGACTATGGGTTCTGGGGCAAGGAGCGCTATATGACGCACTTTTGGGACTGCGTCAACTgggagcgcgtcgagcgcctgtgGGGCGACGATCGTACATAGCGAGCGCGGTGTAGATGTGGAGGTATGCACAGCCCAAGGCCGCCGTAGCGCCACATGTCGTCGCGGCTCGACACCATGTCGCGGCACCCTGTGGATGTGCCGCGGCGGTCTGATACGGTGAcgccgcggcagcgcaAGACGCCGTCGTTGCGTGTGCAGACACAGCTGCGTAGTCACTCCCATGATACCGAGAATACGGCATGGCGGCCGATGAGGAGTGGCACCAGGAGTCCTCGTAGTCCGAGTCGATTACGATccgccgcgcacgcagctcagTCGCTGGTCAGTGTCATGGCGCGGTCGATGTCACCGACAGtggcgtcgacgctcaTTGACGTGCCCACGACCATGTCGCCCGTGTCGATGGAGCCGGAGGAGATGCCGCATGAGCACACGATTTCCATGGACGTGGCAGAGCCGATCGTCGCGCCGCAGGCGCGTCACGGCGCCGTCTACCTCCGGCCGCGCAGTAGGCAGTCGCGCCGCATCCGGCGGCGCTCTGCATGGGCGCACGTCCAAGCTATCGCACGGCTTGTGGGTCATCCGCGCGAgtgcctcgtgctggccTTCCAGTATGTCTGCGCCCAATACACATACTGGGATCATGCCTTCCGCGATCCCGTCACAGACCAGCGCACCTGGTGGCCACCGTGGATGCAGTCGtacgcgccgctgctcgtgtGGGTCGTGATCAGCCTGTCCAGCACGGTCCTGGTCATGCTCTTCCACACACCGCTCTtccacgcgctcgatcaCATGTCGACGCTCCTTCGAGATCAGGGGCTGCTGGGCCGCATCCTGTTCGGCGCGCTCATCTTTGCGCTCACCTTCCCGCCCATGCCCCTCTACTCGACCATGATCGTCCTCTCGGGCTTTGCCTTTGGCATGTGGCAGGGCTTTGTCGTGAGCTATGTGGCCGCTCTctcaggcgccgctgccgtaTTTCTCCTAAGCCGCACGTACCTTCACACTTGGATGATGCGcgtgctggcgcatgccgGCGGACTGCAGCGCGTGGTGCATGCGATCGAGCTGCGACCGCAGCTGCTCTTTCTCGTGCGACTGGCGCCGTACCCCTACAATCTTTTGAATATGCTCCTGGCGAGCTCGCATATCCTCACATTTCGCACCTACCTATCATGCACGGCCCTGGCCCTCCccaagctgctggtgcaCACGAGCATCGGTGCCTCGATTGAAAACTGGACCACCAACCGCGCATCGAACGACGCCTATACcgtgcggcacatggccgGCCTCTGCGGCATGGTGCTGTGTGTCGGCATTTTCATCTACCTACACCATGTGACCAGCCGCGCCGTCAACGACAGTCTCGAGCACGGCAGTGGCGAAGAGTATGACATGGAGGACGACGTGGAGCCCAAGTCGCCCGGCACACCTGAACACTGCGATACCACGACATCCCACGCTCCTTCCTGGCTCGCAGAGTCGATCGAAGAGTTTGAACGAGCCGTAGAATAATTGTAGGTGAGCTACTATCTATGAGCCTTCATTGACACACGTCTGAGGCTGATAGCGAATGCAAACCCTATTTCTCTTCGCCACCATATTATCCGAAACGTGCATCGTACAGTCCCGGGGTAAGGAGGTGGCGGTCAACTGACCACGCACGCATCAATATGCCAACCTGGTTGCCACTACGGTCTGTGGTGGAAGAAGGAAAAAAAACGTGCGCGCTTTTTCTCCTCCACCATGCGCGCCGAATATATTATTGAGCACATGGAAGAGGACGAGCCCGAGGCTCCGGCGCACTTTCCGCCGTGGGCGCTCCTAGAGTACAGACACATGCTGTACCATGTAGGTGAGGGCACGACAGTCCACTTCACGGCGTtgtcgcgcgcatcgctggaCGCACTGCACGAGGCGTTTCGGCAGCCCTTGCCGCCGCTGACGCAGAAGCCGGCGCGTTTTGAGCTGCATGCCGAATCCGTCACGACgctggctcagcagcgTGGATGGGATCTGCAGCGTATCTGCTTGCTCGATCCAAAGGCGCCTCTGCCGCTCTCTGTCCGCGACGCTGGCCTACATGGATCGACCCCGGCGCCGTTCACGCACTTTTTGTTCGGGGGCATTCTCGGCGATGATCCGCCACGCGACCGCACGgcctcgctgcgtgagctTGGATTTCCAGGCCGCCACCTCGGCAGCGTGCAAATGTCGACAGACACGGCGCTGGGAGTGAccaagcgcgtcgtcgaggaTGGACTGCGTCTCGgtctcgacgagctgcgcggcatggacgGAGCGGACGGTGCATCCGACGGCTGCGGTGCGCTCTCCTTCGTCGACAGCCCGACACTCCAGTTTGGACGGGGCGAGTCGGTGGAACTGCCATACCGCTACCTCGTGGCGGACCCGACGACCTCGGAGCCGCTCATGGCACCCGGCATGCGGGATATCATATACCGTGATTTTGATCGCACATTTGACATCTAATTACGCAATAGGAAATCGAGGCCTTGGGACTGCAACTTGCGCTCAAACTGCTCGAGCCATCGCTGTAGCAACGGCACGGCCTGGGGGGCCGAGTCAGGCGCAAACGACGATAGATACGCAAATACATTTTGGGCGATTGGTATGGTAAGCTGTGCCGCTTGTGTGATGGTCGGTGGGCGCGTAAGAGCTTGTTCGGGCGGCTTGGCCAGGGTCTGCATCTGGCGCTCCACCTCGTCGAGGGTCTCGATACTGATGCCTAGCGTCGCGGTGCGCGGCTGCAGCTGATCGCGCTTAGGATCACGAATGCGGAAGATGGCAGAGGGTTTGGTGTTCTGCAGGCACCCAAGGAGCTGCCAAGTGGGTGGCGCTTCCGCTGGGTTGTCGCGAGGCCACATGAGGTGCACGGTGGCGCCGTATCCTTCGGGGAAGGCCTGCTCGCCCGTCATGAAGACGACTAGGTGGTTGATGTGGCTCGCCTCCTCTAGCTGAAAGACGGCATGCGTCGCATCGATCTGCTGTGGCGGGGGCAATGGCAGTCGGCCCGCCACGACACAAGAAAACATGGTCGGCGTGGGTGGGGTGGAGGCCGCGTCATCGGCTGCCATCATGTCGCTGTGCGTGGTGCGCAGCAGTGTGAATATTGATGAGACGTTCCAAGTCCCGCACATTGTGCGGCCGGGCGAGACgatctcgtcgtcggctATGTGGTCACGTCCGGGCGGCAAAGGTGCGAACGTAGCGGCTGTCCTCGGCCTGgcgggcgtgcgtgcgcgcatgctggGCGCGGTCGGGGAGGATGCCAAGTGGCCTATCCGCTGCCTCGAGGAGCGTCATGTCGATACGTCTTGTATGTACGTGTCGCCTGATGTGCCGACGGGGCGTGCGTTCATCCAGCTCTCGCAGGGGGATGGCGAAAACTCGATTGTCCTGCTCAAAGGAGCGAACTTTGCGCTCGATACGCCCTTGGATGATGTGCGACGATGGCTCTCGCCAGAGGTCACGCACCTGATCCTGCAAAATGAGATTCCTCTGGCGTCCACGATAGCGTATGTGCAGCACGCGCAGTCGCTGTCCATCTGCACCGTGTTGAATCCGAGCCCGATGCTCACgcccgacgagctgcgtgcctttCCGTGGGCAGGTCTGCATGTGTTGATCGTGAATGAGGGCGAGAGCGCAGAGCTGCAGGCAGCGCTCGGCCCGGACGCCCGCACtctcgccgacgtgccgtGCCTCGCGCCGATTCCGTGGCTCGTCGTGACGCGCGGAAGCCAAggctcgagcgccggcgtGATCCTGGACGGCAAGCGCACGTGGATCGATGTGCCTGCGTctcgcacgacgcacgtcgtgAACACGACCGGGGCAGGCGATACGTACACAGGCTACCTCGTGGCAGGGCTCATGACCACAGATCACTGGACGATCGATCGCGTGCgtgctgtgctgcagcgcgctAGCGTCGCCGCAGCGATGGCCGTCGAAGTCGATGGCGCGATGGACAGCATCCCTGCCGCCAGCGAGGTCGAGGCACGCTGCCGGTCTCTATAGCTTCCTCCACACGTACATGGATCGTCGGGTGCCAGGCAATGTGACGCCTCGGCGTGCTTCGCGGTTCTTTTTGCCGCGTGTgtcgccgccgtcgcctaCGCGGCAGCAggaagcgcggcgcgccacgaTACCTCTCGCATTGCAAAAGCGGCGGAGTAAGTACCGCGCGTCCTCGGCGTATTTGAGCGCGTTTGCTTCAGGGGAGGATGCCTACTACGTTCTTGCCTCGGATCAAACGGCGCAAAGTGTCGCGAACCCCTTGTCGCTTGCCTTTCTGGAGCAGTATCTTGCCGTAGGCGACGACGAAGGGCGCGTGTCTATACTGGATACCCTGGAGCCCCACGCTAGCGCCCTGGCCTACTCGTCCGAACCGCTGGTGCATGGCTCCGTCTTTGCGCTCGAGTGGCACGATGACCTGCTCGCGATAGGAGGCAGCGACTGCACTGTGCGTTTGTGGGACGCGGAAAAACAGGCGGTCACGATCACCTGGGAAGGGCATGCAGGCAGCCCACGGGCCCTGGCTTGGAGTCCGGACGGCTACGtgacgagcggcgcacgcgatgGCGACGTGTACGTGTGGGATGCACGGAcaccggcggcggctgtgCACATTccgcgcgcgcatgcgaAGAAAAAGTCGGTGGCCGCCGtgacggcgctggcgtaCCTGCCGGGCGGCCAGACGTtcgcctcgagcagcagTGCGAATGCCGTTCTGCACGTGTGGGACTTGCGCATGACCAAGCGGCCCGTCGCGAAGACGGATGACGCGTcacgacgtgcgtcgtggAATACGCGCTCGCATGGGATTTCGTCGCTGGCCGtcgcggcgtcgcggcaTGCCATCTATGCTGCGTGCACGGACGGCTGTGTGTACGTCTTTGACGCCGGTGATGTGGCGCGGCCAGCGGTGCCTGGGGAGGCGAGTGCGCTGTACGAGGTGGAACAGTACCAAAACTCGTTGTAtgcgcgtcttgcgctGTACGACGACTCGCTGCTAGCGCTAGGCTGCCACTTGGGCCATGTGGTGCTATGGGATGTGTCGACGCGCCTACGGCCGGACGTGGACTGCCACGGCTTTGTGCGTGGCGGAACGGTGCTGACGCGTCTGCACAATGCCGAGATCAACGATGTGAGCTGGACGTGCGGGCCGCATGGGCCGTACCTGGCGTCGGCCTGTGATGATCTTACGACGCGTTTGTGGACGTGAAGCCATCGCGCTCGATCTGGTCCTTGGTGCGTTGCAAGAGCGATGCAAAGTGGTCGTCGCCCGCGGGGATatgcacgacgcggcgcggctTGTCCAGGAGGCCCTGCATTTCCGGCGGcaggacgtgcgcgtcaAAGtacgatgccatgtcgcggTGGTCGGCGAACGACGACAGGACCGCGTCGGAAAACTTGGCGGGATGCGCGGTCGAGAGAATGACCTGCGGCGCCGTAttcgcacgtcgccgcgccgcctcaaAGCCCACGGCCGTGTGGGGATCGACCAGGTACGATTGCTCGTCAAAGTAGCGGCGGATCGTGGCGCGTGTCTCGGCGTCTGacacgcgctcggcgctAAAGTCTCGCCGCGCCAACTCCCACTGCGCTGGTGTGACGGCCATGGAGCCGTGCGTCttgagcgcctgcatccaTGCCTGCACTTGGCGGCCGGCATCGGCGGCCCGATCCGAGGCCTCGGACGTATCATGCGCCAAGTGCCACAGCAGCCGCTCAAAGTTGCTCGATACCTGGATATCCATCGCGGGACTGAGCGTcgcagcgacatggccgccCTGCGCCTTTTCGTAGCGTCCCGTCGCCCAGAATCGCTGCAGAATGTCATTCTCGTTcgtggcgacgacgagttGGGACATGGGCAGGCCCAGGCGCTTGGCATAGTAGCCGGCGAGGATGTCGCCAAAGTTGCCCGTCGGCACCACGACCTGCATGCGAtccgcgtcgtccgtctgcttgcgcagcgcaaaGTACGCCGCAAAGTAGTACGTGATCTGCGAGAGAATGCGGGCCCAGTTGATACTGTTGATCGCACCGAGATGGTGCTTGTCGTTAAAGGCCCTGTCGGCAAACAGCGTCTTGACAATGTCCTGGCAGTCGTCGAACGTGCCGTCGACAGCGAGATTGTGCACATTGTCGTCCAAAATGGTTGTCATCTGCGCCTCTTGGATCGGCGAGACACGGCCGCGTGGGTGCAGGATGAAGATGTGGATATGCGCCTTGGACCGCAGGCCGGCTATGGCCGCGCTGCCCGTATCGCCACTCGTGGCGCCGAGCACAgtgagcgtgtgcgtgccCTGGGCCTGGTTGCGACGCTCGAGTATGTACTCGAACAGGttgccgagcagctgcagcgccacgtccTTGAAAGCAAACGTCGGGCCGTGCCACAGCTCCAAGCACCATTCGCGGGGCGAGACCTGGTGCAGAggcgccacgtcgtcgtgaCGGAACGTGGCATACGACTTGTTcatgagcatgcgcagATCGTCGGGCGGAATGCCGCCCTCTTCGGCCGTGGGCGGCACGAACAGCGACGCAATCCGGAACGCCAGCTCCGGGAACGGCAGCGTGGCCCACGCGTCCTGCCAGTCGGCTGGCAGCGCTGGTATCCTCTCCGGCACATAGAGACCGCCGTTCGGCGCAAGACCTTGCAGGACGGCCTCTTCAAACGtgaggcgctcgtctcCGCCACGTGTGCTTAGGTACTTCATGGCGGTACGAGCAACGCGCAGCGTCTCCAGGTCGTTGGGCCCCGATaatgtcacgtgatatgaTACGCACGCATCGACgtggtgcgtcgctggcgcttGGCATGGCACGACCGTCGGTGTGTGGCGGTGACGAGCCGCAAGCGCCGTTCCCCGTGTACCTCCGCGGCAGCGTAGAGCACGGATTCGGGCGCGGCAGCAAGCAGCTCAACTGCGCGACGGCCAACCTGCCCGTGCAGGCCATCGATGATCCTGTCAACGATGCTGAGCACCAGTTGGCCGATACAGGTGTGTACTTTGGGTACGCCCAGGTGCATTTTCACGACGCATCGCAGCGCCACGAAgacgagctgcgtgtgcaTCCGATGGTCATGAGCGTAGGCCGCAATCCGCACTTCCAGGCTGAGCACAAGACCCTCGAAGTGCACATCCTGCACACGTACTCGGACGACTTTTACGGCGAGCACATGCGAGTGATCGTGCTGGGTTACATCCGTGCACAGCGCAAGTACGAGAGCCTGGAAGCTCTGATCCAGGACATTGAGCTCGATAAGCGCGTCGGTGAACAGTCGCTCCGCCGACCAGCCTATGAGGCGTATCGCCACCATACGTGGTTCGCTCCATAGTCTTTTTTATACCTGGGGATCTATATCGTACACTTGTTCATTCACGTCGTGCACAATGTCCGCATACGACATCCACGAAAGTCGCTTGCGGCCCGGCGACGGATGCATCGACGGCGAGGCGGACGGCACAGACAGGTGGCCTAGTCGTGACGACCCCGGCGACCGATCGTTCGCGACCATCGCATCGGCTATGCCATCGAGACTGTGTGAGAGCATCGCTGCACGTCCTTCGTGGATCACAGCGCCGTCGATGCTCAAACTCGGACTGTGTGTgacgctcggcgcggccgtcggTGTGGGGGGACACGCTGACCGCCGCTGGCCGGCCGGACTCGATGGTATATTCTTCATCACGCTCGTCTGATCCGACTGCAGACGGCGATGCCCATAGGCACGCTGACGCCACGTCCCGTCATGCGATGCGCCACGAAGCATGTCCACACCGCTGGTCCGGTGCGATGCAGAGGGCGACGCGTAGGGAGAaggcggcgagcgcggcgacACGATTTCCAGCGTCGAGTCACTCACGatcgcgtcggcggcgtcgtcgaggaCGGGGggcacggccatgtcgacggcCTCCCGGGGCGTCCGCACATGCGGGCTGCCGAGCATCTGAATATTGCGCTCAAATATACTCGCTTCCGGCGAGAGCGGCGCCTGGTACGGAGGAGAGCGCGGAGaaagcgacgcgcgcgctccGATGGGAAAGTAGGTAGACGATGCGTCGTCCGTTCGTGAGCTCTGAGAGCGGGACATGGACACGGGGCTCCATGCGGgcgcgagcggcggcgcaaACAAGTGCACCACATTCGATGCACGCTCAGGATCGTCCGGCAGCTCATTCGCACTCACGAGtgaggcgctggacgacgctgcgccatgGCCCGTGGGTAtcgtggcgctgggcgcagCTAAAAGGCTGCTATCACGCGACGGTGATAAAGGCAGGTGCATCGAAGACGCTGGGCGCACAGGACTCTGGGGTATGGCTCTAGGCACCTGCGCCAGGTGGCCCTGCATACGTGCCTTGGCAGAAGACGGCCTTTCCGTCGGCTGCATGGCGGAAGGCGAACAAGCCAGCGGCTGTGTCAGGCACCTCTCCAGATGCTGACTAATCATAACGACACCGGTCCCCCgcggctcgcgctcgctcgcctCGCAGACTCGGCCGCGCGGATGCTAGTAGCAAGACGCGGCGTGTGCCAAGCTGACGCGGCAGGCATGGGGGCGGGAGAGCGGTCCGTGTCGCCCTCCAGACACGGTGCCTGCTCGACATAGCGCGCTTCATGCCCACATTCGCAGCCGATGACGCGGTCGTGCGCGTAGCGCTCCCCAGCTTGTCACACGCTGGCGCGTACCATCCAAgcgcgctgtgccgtcgCAGCCTAGGCCCTGCaggtgcgcacgcacgtcgtcctCAGAGGGTGCCTGGGGCGTAAGTCACGTGATGTAGAAGGCACCCGCTTCGTCCgcgctcgtggcgtcgtCAGCGTCGTCAATCATGTCTGGTGCCTCGACTCGTTTGTATGTGGGCCGACTTGCGCCTGATACGACGCGTGATGACGTTGCTGATTTGTTCAATCGTGTAGGACCGAttgtcgacgtgcgtgtgctgaATGGATTCGGGTTCATCGAATTCGAGGACGTCCGCGATGCCGAGTATGCCGTGCGCGATTTTGACGGCACCATGTTCATGGGCGACCGCATTATCGTGCAATTCGCCAAGCAGTCGAcgcgtcgtgagcgcgaTTTTGAGCGTGGACCGCGCGATGGATACGCGCCGCGAGGCCGGCGCGATGGACCGCCGCGTCCaccgccgcgtcgtggaccGCGTCGCGGCCAGTACCGCGTGATTGTGTTTAATCTGCCGCCAGGTACGAGCTGGCAAGACTTGAAAGATGTGGGCCGCGAGCATGGCCACGTCACGTTTGCGGAAATCAATCCCAGCTACCCTGACGAGGGTGCCCTAGAGTTTGAGACGAGGGACGACTATGAACGTGCCTTGGCGCGCATTGAAGGCACAGACCTGCGTGGCACTCTACTGCGTGCAGAACCGGCGGCCGATGCCCCGCCACCACCGCGTGAGCGCAGTCCCGTGCGGCGTTACCGCGACGACTACCGCGACGACTACCGCGACGAGCGTCCGCCACCGCCTatgcgcgacgacgaccagcGCGATCGCTGGGACGACGCTCGTCATAAGGAGgagcgcggcgatgcgccCCGCGATGAGAGGGAAGATCGTTACGAGCAGGCTGACCGCCATGAGGCGCCTCGTGACGATGCGCCCGCGAACGAGAGTGAGGCTCGCCACGAGCGAGAGCATGAGGAGCAAGCCCgcgaggaagaggcgcctcgcgatgaggcgcctcgcgagacgcctcgcgacgctcctGAGGACAGCGCAGAAAAGCCAGAGGCCCGATCGGACCCCGCGCCCACCGCCGAGTCGTAGCAAAATAGCCCCGAGGCTCCTTGTCCGTCACGTGATAATCGAGGCGGTCGAACGTGAGGCGATGCGTCGCCTCTGGGACAGCGCGTCGATGTCAGGGATGATGCCGGCACTGAGTGCGCCGCAGGGTGCACCGGGGCCGTATCAAAGCAGCCGCACCTGGGTATGTGGCACGAGCTCAGCTCCGGTGCGACTGCAGGCGCGGATTGCACCCGGTCAAGCGCAGTACTCGACGTATGCAAGTCGGATGCGTGCGGGCACGTCGACGTTGATGCAGCCGATTCAGCGGAGTGCGCGTGATCCAGAAACGTTGCTTGGATCGCGAACGTCGCGCCATGTTTACTATGCggaagacgaggacgatgaggacgatgaggacgaTGCCGAGGAGCCAGACGAGGACGACTtggatgatgatgacgacgaatACAATGATGCAGggtcggacgacgaggagtACGGCGTGCAGCACCGGCCTAAGCGGAGACGCGGAGAGACACGGTCGCGAAGCCCTGTCGATCCTGAGGCTGAGGCGGAGCTTCTCCCGCCGGGGCAGCAGCTGGGCAGgcccgtgccgagccatcGTCTCGTTGTGCGCCCGGCCAAGCGCACGCCCCATACCTATTTCACCGAgcggcagctcgagcagcagggAGACAGCACGGAGGTGCTTGTCCCGATCCGCATCGAATTCCATACCGAGACACATCGCATTAAGGACGTGTTTCTGTGGAAtctgcacgagcagctcatCTCGCCATACCAATTTGCCCACATCTTTTTGCAGGATCTCGAGCTTCCGATGCAGCCATATGCCACACAGATCGAGAGTCTTATCATTCAGCAGCTGTCGGACGCTATGAGTGCTCTGGACAGCGCGGGCGACGgtcacgagcgcctcattCACCTCAAGACGGTGGCACGCGATCGCgagcgcaagcgcctcgagatTGAGGCGGAgcagcggcgtcgcgcagcCCAGCCCATGGTGCTTGACAGTGcgacgagcatgccgcgcaAGCGGGGCCGCCCACGCAAGTATCCTCTGCCCGAGCCGCCGGCCGAGGCGTgggaggcgccgccgccggcgcccaTACCGCCTGAGCCCATCTATGTGCCGCCGTCAgaggcggacgaggccAAAGCGACCGACAAGACGCGGATTCACGACACAC includes the following:
- a CDS encoding RNA-binding protein — protein: MSGASTRLYVGRLAPDTTRDDVADLFNRVGPIVDVRVLNGFGFIEFEDVRDAEYAVRDFDGTMFMGDRIIVQFAKQSTRRERDFERGPRDGYAPRGRRDGPPRPPPRRGPRRGQYRVIVFNLPPGTSWQDLKDVGREHGHVTFAEINPSYPDEGALEFETRDDYERALARIEGTDLRGTLLRAEPAADAPPPPRERSPVRRYRDDYRDDYRDERPPPPMRDDDQRDRWDDARHKEERGDAPRDEREDRYEQADRHEAPRDDAPANESEARHEREHEEQAREEEAPRDEAPRETPRDAPEDSAEKPEARSDPAPTAES
- a CDS encoding threonine synthase translates to MKYLSTRGGDERLTFEEAVLQGLAPNGGLYVPERIPALPADWQDAWATLPFPELAFRIASLFVPPTAEEGGIPPDDLRMLMNKSYATFRHDDVAPLHQVSPREWCLELWHGPTFAFKDVALQLLGNLFEYILERRNQAQGTHTLTVLGATSGDTGSAAIAGLRSKAHIHIFILHPRGRVSPIQEAQMTTILDDNVHNLAVDGTFDDCQDIVKTLFADRAFNDKHHLGAINSINWARILSQITYYFAAYFALRKQTDDADRMQVVVPTGNFGDILAGYYAKRLGLPMSQLVVATNENDILQRFWATGRYEKAQGGHVAATLSPAMDIQVSSNFERLLWHLAHDTSEASDRAADAGRQVQAWMQALKTHGSMAVTPAQWELARRDFSAERVSDAETRATIRRYFDEQSYLVDPHTAVGFEAARRRANTAPQVILSTAHPAKFSDAVLSSFADHRDMASYFDAHVLPPEMQGLLDKPRRVVHIPAGDDHFASLLQRTKDQIERDGFTSTNAS
- a CDS encoding general repressor of transcription; its protein translation is MDRRVPGNVTPRRASRFFLPRVSPPSPTRQQEARRATIPLALQKRRSKYRASSAYLSAFASGEDAYYVLASDQTAQSVANPLSLAFLEQYLAVGDDEGRVSILDTLEPHASALAYSSEPLVHGSVFALEWHDDLLAIGGSDCTVRLWDAEKQAVTITWEGHAGSPRALAWSPDGYVTSGARDGDVYVWDARTPAAAVHIPRAHAKKKSVAAVTALAYLPGGQTFASSSSANAVLHVWDLRMTKRPVAKTDDASRRASWNTRSHGISSLAVAASRHAIYAACTDGCVYVFDAGDVARPAVPGEASALYEVEQYQNSLYARLALYDDSLLALGCHLGHVVLWDVSTRLRPDVDCHGFVRGGTVLTRLHNAEINDVSWTCGPHGPYLASACDDLTTRLWT
- a CDS encoding chromatin structure-remodeling complex subunit SFH1, which encodes MMPALSAPQGAPGPYQSSRTWVCGTSSAPVRLQARIAPGQAQYSTYASRMRAGTSTLMQPIQRSARDPETLLGSRTSRHVYYAEDEDDEDDEDDAEEPDEDDLDDDDDEYNDAGSDDEEYGVQHRPKRRRGETRSRSPVDPEAEAELLPPGQQLGRPVPSHRLVVRPAKRTPHTYFTERQLEQQGDSTEVLVPIRIEFHTETHRIKDVFLWNLHEQLISPYQFAHIFLQDLELPMQPYATQIESLIIQQLSDAMSALDSAGDGHERLIHLKTVARDRERKRLEIEAEQRRRAAQPMVLDSATSMPRKRGRPRKYPLPEPPAEAWEAPPPAPIPPEPIYVPPSEADEAKATDKTRIHDTLAKVDAEDDLRVMVEYEVQMARYMLRDRLEWDLCSTLTPETFAQTLVRDLGLPLEGGMLISHALHEQLLHHRRAAMELGLFGTGKMYKCTMDELLQIEEAEAAGPPQEADEWSEDAVVAMSMRDDQAPPHTRSRRMAAAAVQASALASSAGTGTLPFLVPDTTLPLPVRRRQALATLHDLLAMGPRPLEGAWRDYADTLDFGPVLEYLSEAEVEKMEEVDLRATRRNRRDAQRLGRGRR
- a CDS encoding riboflavin kinase; translated protein: MARPSVCGGDEPQAPFPVYLRGSVEHGFGRGSKQLNCATANLPVQAIDDPVNDAEHQLADTGVYFGYAQVHFHDASQRHEDELRVHPMVMSVGRNPHFQAEHKTLEVHILHTYSDDFYGEHMRVIVLGYIRAQRKYESLEALIQDIELDKRVGEQSLRRPAYEAYRHHTWFAP